From one Thalassospira lucentensis genomic stretch:
- the recF gene encoding DNA replication/repair protein RecF (All proteins in this family for which functions are known are DNA-binding proteins that assist the filamentation of RecA onto DNA for the initiation of recombination or recombinational repair.), with translation MTNRLAVSRIQLGDFRCYESLRLSLDGAPVVLTGPNGAGKTNLLEAVSLLSPGSGLRRAKLGEISRRVPGEDEGNVRAWAVSAQLTTPDGDYQVGSGLDPAALAQGREKRAVRIDGENQRGQASLGRVCAAVWLTPQMDRLFLDGPSARRRFLDRLVYGLDPEHSSRVAAYEHSLRSRAKLLKEGKGDDKWLASIEDSMVRHGIAVAVARAELLAKLGRAGTMVVGPFPAARLALAGDLENWLEQLPAIEVEDRMRAALRDGRSRDATYGGASVGPQRSDLLVWHDAKNQSADQCSTGEQKALLLSMIMANTRLQSKARGAGPLLLLDEVVAHLDAERRSYLFDEIVALGVQAWMTGTDRALFEGLDGRAQFFRVEDATLTAETTP, from the coding sequence ATGACGAACCGTCTTGCCGTTTCCCGTATACAACTGGGTGATTTTCGGTGTTACGAAAGTCTGCGCCTGTCGCTTGACGGGGCACCGGTGGTTTTGACCGGCCCGAACGGTGCAGGAAAGACCAATCTGCTTGAAGCGGTATCGCTTTTATCGCCGGGAAGCGGCTTAAGACGGGCCAAGCTGGGCGAGATATCGCGCAGGGTTCCCGGTGAAGACGAGGGGAACGTAAGAGCATGGGCCGTGTCGGCACAGCTGACCACGCCGGATGGGGACTATCAGGTCGGATCGGGCCTTGATCCTGCAGCTCTTGCGCAGGGGCGTGAAAAACGGGCTGTGCGTATTGATGGTGAAAACCAGCGCGGTCAGGCGTCGCTGGGGCGGGTTTGTGCCGCGGTTTGGCTGACGCCGCAAATGGATCGTCTGTTTCTGGATGGTCCGTCGGCGCGCCGACGTTTTCTGGATCGGCTGGTTTACGGCCTTGATCCCGAACATAGCAGCCGGGTAGCGGCCTATGAGCACAGCCTGCGCAGCCGGGCCAAGCTTTTGAAAGAAGGCAAAGGGGACGACAAATGGCTGGCCTCGATCGAAGACTCGATGGTTCGCCACGGGATTGCCGTTGCGGTTGCACGTGCTGAGTTGCTGGCAAAGCTTGGCCGCGCCGGAACAATGGTTGTTGGACCGTTTCCGGCGGCAAGACTTGCGCTTGCAGGGGATCTTGAAAACTGGCTGGAACAGCTACCGGCGATCGAGGTTGAAGACAGGATGCGGGCGGCATTGCGCGACGGACGGTCACGCGATGCCACTTATGGCGGGGCTTCCGTCGGGCCGCAGCGCAGTGATTTGCTGGTATGGCATGATGCCAAGAACCAGTCCGCAGATCAGTGTTCTACGGGCGAACAGAAGGCCCTGCTGCTATCGATGATTATGGCCAACACCCGCTTGCAAAGCAAAGCGCGCGGAGCTGGCCCATTGCTGTTGCTTGACGAGGTTGTGGCGCATCTGGATGCAGAACGCCGCAGCTACCTGTTTGATGAAATCGTGGCGCTTGGCGTCCAGGCCTGGATGACAGGTACGGACCGGGCGCTGTTTGAAGGTTTGGACGGACGTGCGCAATTCTTCCGCGTGGAAGATGCCACACTGACCGCTGAAACCACTCCGTGA
- the gyrB gene encoding DNA topoisomerase (ATP-hydrolyzing) subunit B has translation MTNETEAPKTAEQQAQDYGAESIKVLKGLEAVRKRPGMYIGDTDDGSGLHHMIYEVVDNAIDEALGGYCDTVWVQLNGDGSATIRDNGRGIPTDLHKEEGVSAAEVIMTQLHAGGKFDQNSYKVSGGLHGVGVSVVNALSTLLKLRIWRNGKEHYMEFSSGDAIKPLEIVGDAPMTAEGKPLTGTEVTFYPDAEIFTMTEFNLPTLEHRLRELAFLNSGVILTLRDERHGEPVETKLHYEGGIRAFVEYLDRNKAPQIEEPITIVGEKDGITVEVSLQWNDSYHETTLCFTNNIPQRDGGTHMAGFRAALTRQINSYAQESGIVKKEKVSLSGDDAREGLTCVISVKVPDPKFSSQTKDKLVSSEVRPVVENIVNDRLQQWLEEHPQDARKIVTKVVEAASAREAARKARELTRRKGALDISSLPGKLADCQERDASKAELFIVEGDSAGGSAKQGRERGFQAILPLRGKILNVERARFDKMLSSQEIGTLITALGTGIGRDDFNIEKTRYHKIIIMTDADVDGAHIRTLLLTFFYRQMPELVERGYLYIAQPPLYRAKRGNSVQYLKDDREMEQYLTAQGTEDALLTLSGGVQVAGPDLVRIVELARKAKGLLEPLSLKLPISVLEQAVLAGALNPALLDDDAKRQEAANTLAGRLDLLSEDFDRGWKGEASQDEIVMWRMLRGVEERYVIDGNILRSAESRAIAGLLGELRELFETGAEFGAKDKVWKISGPVDLVNAVMEYGRRGISIQRYKGLGEMNPDQLWETTLDPNVRSLLQVRVDHADEAEEVFSTLMGDVVEPRRDFIQSNALKVANLDV, from the coding sequence ATGACCAACGAAACAGAAGCTCCGAAAACCGCCGAACAACAGGCGCAGGATTACGGTGCAGAATCGATCAAGGTTCTCAAGGGTCTTGAAGCGGTGCGTAAACGCCCGGGCATGTATATCGGTGATACCGATGACGGCAGCGGTTTGCATCACATGATCTATGAAGTCGTCGATAACGCGATTGACGAGGCGCTGGGCGGATATTGCGATACCGTCTGGGTACAGCTGAATGGCGATGGCTCGGCAACGATCCGCGATAACGGCCGTGGTATTCCGACTGACCTGCACAAGGAAGAAGGCGTTTCGGCGGCCGAAGTCATTATGACCCAGCTGCATGCCGGCGGTAAGTTTGACCAGAACTCCTACAAGGTTTCCGGTGGCCTGCACGGTGTGGGTGTGTCGGTTGTGAACGCGCTTTCAACCTTGTTGAAGCTGCGCATCTGGCGCAACGGCAAAGAGCATTACATGGAATTTTCCAGTGGCGATGCGATCAAGCCGCTGGAAATTGTCGGTGATGCGCCAATGACGGCAGAGGGCAAGCCGCTGACCGGGACTGAGGTTACCTTCTATCCCGATGCCGAAATCTTCACGATGACCGAGTTCAACCTGCCGACGCTTGAACATCGTCTGCGCGAACTGGCCTTCCTGAACTCTGGCGTGATCCTGACGTTGCGTGATGAACGCCATGGCGAACCGGTTGAAACCAAACTGCATTACGAAGGCGGTATTCGCGCCTTTGTGGAATATCTCGACCGTAACAAGGCTCCGCAGATCGAAGAACCTATTACGATCGTCGGCGAAAAAGACGGCATTACCGTCGAAGTTTCCCTGCAGTGGAATGATAGCTATCACGAAACCACGCTGTGCTTTACCAACAACATTCCGCAGCGTGACGGCGGAACGCACATGGCCGGTTTCCGTGCGGCACTGACCCGTCAGATCAATTCCTATGCGCAGGAAAGCGGGATCGTGAAGAAGGAAAAGGTCAGCCTTTCTGGGGATGATGCCCGCGAAGGTTTGACCTGTGTGATTTCGGTCAAGGTGCCGGATCCGAAATTCTCGTCCCAGACGAAGGACAAACTGGTTTCGTCCGAAGTCCGTCCGGTTGTCGAAAACATCGTGAACGACAGGCTTCAGCAGTGGCTGGAAGAGCATCCGCAGGATGCACGCAAAATCGTCACCAAAGTGGTCGAAGCCGCATCGGCACGCGAAGCTGCCCGCAAGGCACGTGAACTGACCCGCCGCAAAGGCGCGCTTGATATCTCGTCCCTGCCGGGCAAACTTGCCGATTGTCAGGAACGCGATGCGTCCAAAGCCGAACTGTTCATCGTGGAGGGTGATTCCGCAGGTGGATCAGCCAAACAGGGCCGCGAACGTGGTTTCCAGGCAATTCTGCCATTGCGTGGTAAAATCCTGAACGTTGAGCGTGCCCGTTTCGATAAAATGCTCTCAAGTCAGGAAATCGGCACACTGATTACCGCCCTTGGCACCGGTATCGGCCGTGACGATTTCAATATTGAAAAAACGCGCTACCACAAAATCATCATCATGACTGACGCCGACGTCGATGGTGCGCATATCCGGACCCTGCTTCTGACCTTCTTCTACCGTCAGATGCCGGAACTGGTTGAACGCGGATATCTCTATATCGCGCAACCGCCGCTTTATCGTGCCAAACGCGGTAACTCGGTCCAGTACCTCAAAGATGACCGCGAGATGGAACAATACCTGACCGCGCAGGGGACCGAAGATGCATTGCTGACGCTTAGTGGTGGTGTTCAGGTTGCCGGTCCGGATTTGGTCCGGATTGTCGAACTGGCGCGCAAGGCCAAGGGGCTGCTTGAGCCACTTTCGCTGAAACTGCCGATCTCGGTTCTTGAGCAGGCTGTTCTGGCGGGTGCCCTGAACCCGGCATTGCTTGACGATGATGCCAAACGTCAGGAAGCGGCAAATACGCTTGCCGGTCGTCTTGATCTTCTGTCGGAAGATTTTGATCGCGGCTGGAAGGGCGAAGCATCGCAGGATGAAATCGTCATGTGGCGTATGCTGCGCGGGGTTGAGGAACGCTATGTTATCGACGGCAATATTTTGCGTTCAGCCGAAAGTCGCGCGATTGCAGGTCTGCTTGGCGAGTTGCGCGAACTGTTTGAAACTGGTGCCGAATTCGGTGCCAAGGACAAGGTCTGGAAAATCAGTGGCCCGGTCGATCTGGTCAATGCGGTGATGGAATATGGCCGTCGCGGTATTTCGATCCAGCGTTATAAAGGTTTGGGTGAAATGAACCCGGATCAGCTCTGGGAAACCACCCTTGACCCGAATGTCCGCTCGCTCCTTCAGGTGCGTGTTGATCACGCGGACGAGGCAGAAGAAGTCTTCTCGACCCTGATGGGTGATGTCGTTGAGCCGCGTCGCGATTTTATTCAATCCAATGCGCTTAAAGTTGCCAATCTCGACGTATAA
- a CDS encoding Fic family protein: MGKWNWQHSDWPNFTWDKQQLQARLPSVYHKQGYVAGLVNSQNGRRALITKALTENIVASFAIEGEYLNATEVSYEIERGFGRPSSCDEAKSVGLLEGNAAALISTVFDESSKDLTLHRLGMWQRCMFERTYSPAQIGQPATWRTEDIKVVSGGTGDRKIHFEAPDASRIAIEMEAFLHWFAYSRESKEIDPVSRAALAHLWFVTVHPFDDGNGRSARAVADLALFQSDKNAVLYPMAAYILADRENYYRVLERTQSSGLDITEWMIWFFKTLENALDGASTRLSWNIEANNLVAMQPESRLLTQQVRILVMLHDDADQNVISASQYAAINSVSKATATRHLTDLVEKGYLCVCEGRGRSTKYRLSGK, translated from the coding sequence ATGGGCAAATGGAACTGGCAGCACAGCGACTGGCCCAATTTCACGTGGGATAAGCAGCAGCTCCAGGCCCGCTTGCCTTCTGTTTATCATAAACAGGGATACGTGGCCGGATTGGTCAACTCGCAGAACGGCAGACGAGCCTTAATCACCAAAGCACTTACTGAGAACATTGTTGCTTCTTTTGCAATTGAGGGCGAGTACCTAAACGCAACTGAAGTATCCTATGAAATCGAGCGAGGGTTTGGCCGACCTTCCTCTTGCGATGAGGCCAAGAGTGTCGGGCTACTGGAGGGAAACGCCGCTGCTTTGATATCAACCGTTTTTGACGAGTCCTCTAAAGACCTTACTCTGCATCGATTGGGGATGTGGCAGCGCTGCATGTTCGAGAGGACCTACTCGCCAGCTCAAATCGGACAGCCTGCAACATGGCGAACTGAAGATATCAAGGTGGTTTCCGGTGGAACTGGTGACCGGAAGATTCATTTCGAAGCCCCTGATGCATCACGCATCGCAATCGAGATGGAAGCATTCCTTCATTGGTTTGCTTACAGTCGGGAAAGCAAAGAAATAGACCCGGTCTCGCGAGCTGCTTTGGCGCACCTGTGGTTCGTGACCGTGCATCCGTTCGATGACGGCAATGGTAGGAGCGCCCGCGCGGTTGCTGATTTGGCACTGTTTCAGTCAGACAAAAATGCTGTCTTGTACCCAATGGCGGCTTACATTTTAGCCGACCGAGAGAACTATTACCGAGTGTTGGAGCGAACTCAGTCTTCCGGTTTGGACATAACGGAATGGATGATCTGGTTTTTCAAAACTTTGGAAAATGCACTCGACGGGGCGTCAACGAGATTAAGCTGGAATATTGAAGCAAATAACCTCGTGGCAATGCAGCCAGAAAGCCGACTTTTGACGCAACAAGTCAGAATTCTTGTGATGCTACATGATGATGCGGATCAAAATGTCATAAGCGCATCACAATATGCTGCGATTAATAGCGTTAGTAAGGCGACAGCGACGCGCCACCTTACTGACCTGGTCGAGAAGGGCTATCTATGCGTTTGCGAAGGACGCGGTCGTTCGACGAAATACCGTTTGTCAGGCAAATAA
- a CDS encoding TnsA endonuclease N-terminal domain-containing protein has protein sequence MMFDPHAQRSRKVVRRTTHRVVGRFPSLKSSRVVHWESQLERDMIRLLEFDPAVLSYREQPEPLTYFDSGKRRKYTPDFIAQMTTGVTVFEVKPYEQSITSPLKERLVAFREYYSVQGIDFLVMTEREIRKEPRLSNITKLLRYQREIVNPARKQVVINLINSGVQTLAGLFEHLKEHGVPFSQVYALIAQGILGVDINQPIDNDNTPVCLRRAS, from the coding sequence ATGATGTTTGATCCCCATGCACAAAGAAGCAGGAAGGTTGTCCGTCGGACAACGCATCGCGTTGTAGGTCGTTTTCCAAGCTTGAAATCCAGTCGGGTCGTCCACTGGGAGTCCCAGCTCGAGCGCGACATGATACGTTTGTTGGAGTTTGATCCGGCGGTGTTGTCATATCGGGAGCAACCAGAGCCTCTTACTTATTTCGATAGCGGAAAAAGGCGTAAATACACACCCGATTTTATCGCGCAGATGACGACTGGCGTAACTGTCTTTGAGGTGAAGCCTTACGAACAGTCCATAACAAGCCCCTTGAAAGAGAGACTTGTGGCATTCCGGGAGTACTACAGCGTGCAAGGCATAGATTTCCTGGTGATGACCGAGCGCGAAATCCGAAAAGAACCGCGACTTTCAAACATCACCAAACTCTTGCGGTATCAGCGCGAAATCGTGAATCCCGCCAGAAAGCAGGTTGTTATCAATCTCATTAATAGCGGTGTTCAGACCCTTGCGGGGTTGTTCGAACATTTGAAAGAGCATGGTGTTCCGTTCTCGCAGGTCTATGCACTCATTGCTCAAGGCATTCTTGGCGTCGATATTAATCAACCGATCGACAACGACAATACACCTGTCTGTTTGCGGAGGGCTTCATAA